In Erpetoichthys calabaricus chromosome 15, fErpCal1.3, whole genome shotgun sequence, one DNA window encodes the following:
- the mea1 gene encoding male-enhanced antigen 1: MEVESPTKMGPERIFPNTDDEGGRERMPEEGVVEIGGEWSGEEDEDDGGGGGGGGGGGGGGGGGGEGGAYNYQPLNQDPDSGLHLPSQPDQPEDSENQSDQLQDIQDRLQAMGLHLPQPPPPDSDEEEDPEEAAARRSYSSIPMDPAHVELVKRTMASISLPSLGVPAWAKEITDEQWKDMVQQTIQSRQASASLRVERK; this comes from the exons ATGGAAGTGGAGAGTCCCACAAAGATGGGCCCAGAAAGAATCTTTCCCAACACAGATGATGAGGGTGGTCGAGAACGGATGCCAGAAGAAGGTGTGGTGGAAATTGGGGGAGAGTGGAGCGGCGAAGAGGATGAAGATGatgggggaggaggaggaggaggaggcggcggaggtggaggtggtggtggtggaggagaaGGTGGGGCATATAATTATCAGCCCTTGAACCAGGACCCAGACTCAGGCCTGCATCTCCCCAGTCAGCCTGATCAGCCAGAGGACTCAGAAAACCAGTCAGACCAATTACAAGACATCCAGGACCGACTTCAG GCAATGGGCCTCCACCTCCCGCAGCCTCCACCTCCagacagtgatgaagaggaggatCCAGAAGAGGCCGCAGCAAGGCGCAGTTACAGTTCCATTCCTATGGATCCTG CCCATGTGGAACTGGTCAAGAGAACAATGGCATCCATTAGTCTGCCTTCACTAGGCGTCCCAGCCTGGGCAAAAGAAATCACAGATGAGCAATGGAAGGACATGGTGCAACAAACAATCCAGTCTCGCCAGGCGTCGGCCAGCCTGAGGGTAGAACGGAAGTGA